Proteins encoded in a region of the Streptomyces sp. NBC_01471 genome:
- a CDS encoding beta-ketoacyl-[acyl-carrier-protein] synthase family protein, whose amino-acid sequence MRTPEIAVTGLGMITPGGAGAAETWEEVCAGRPTARRLPELRGLPVDFGCPVDGVDLDAEIGGRKTWRMHRFVKLAVIAARQAVADAGLDPAGWDGGRVGVVIGVGVGGVSALTDNALRLDSEGPGAVSPLLVPMMIPNAAAGEVAIALSAYGPSLAPATACASGATAIAVARDLLASGQCDVVVAGGAESVLQPLVVSGFAQMGAVSRRCDDPAGASRPFAGDRDGFVIAEGAGVLVLERSADAAARGHRARALLAGVGATTDAHHPTAPDPRGRCAQRAVEEALRDAGWSPYDVGHVNAHGTSTPLNDAMEAAMIARVFPHWPPVTSAKGVLGHSLAAAGAIEAALTVLTLEEGVIPPIANLDAPAVEFDLNCVTKQARREPVERAVSHSFGFGGHNVVLAFQRGA is encoded by the coding sequence ATGAGGACACCCGAGATCGCTGTGACCGGACTGGGGATGATCACCCCGGGTGGCGCCGGCGCGGCCGAGACCTGGGAAGAGGTCTGCGCCGGCCGTCCCACTGCCCGCCGGCTGCCCGAACTGCGCGGCCTGCCGGTCGACTTCGGCTGTCCGGTGGACGGTGTCGACCTGGACGCCGAGATCGGCGGGCGGAAGACCTGGCGGATGCACCGGTTCGTCAAACTGGCGGTGATCGCCGCCCGGCAGGCCGTCGCCGACGCCGGGCTCGACCCGGCGGGCTGGGACGGCGGCCGGGTGGGGGTTGTCATCGGTGTCGGCGTGGGCGGAGTCTCCGCACTCACCGACAACGCTCTGCGGCTGGACAGCGAAGGGCCGGGCGCGGTCTCCCCGTTGCTGGTGCCGATGATGATCCCCAACGCGGCCGCGGGCGAGGTCGCGATCGCCCTGTCGGCGTACGGACCGAGCCTGGCGCCCGCCACCGCCTGCGCGTCCGGTGCCACGGCCATCGCCGTAGCCCGTGATCTGCTGGCCTCCGGGCAGTGCGACGTGGTGGTGGCCGGGGGAGCGGAGTCGGTGCTTCAGCCGCTCGTGGTGTCCGGATTCGCGCAGATGGGCGCGGTGTCCAGGCGCTGCGACGACCCGGCGGGGGCGTCCCGGCCGTTCGCCGGGGACCGGGACGGGTTCGTCATCGCCGAGGGAGCCGGGGTGCTGGTCCTGGAGCGGTCCGCCGACGCGGCGGCCCGCGGGCACCGGGCACGGGCCCTGCTCGCCGGGGTGGGCGCCACCACCGACGCGCACCACCCCACCGCCCCGGACCCGCGCGGCCGCTGCGCGCAGAGAGCCGTCGAGGAGGCGCTGCGGGACGCCGGCTGGAGTCCGTACGACGTCGGACACGTCAACGCGCACGGCACCTCCACCCCGCTCAACGACGCGATGGAAGCCGCCATGATCGCGCGGGTCTTCCCGCACTGGCCGCCGGTGACCTCGGCCAAGGGCGTCCTCGGGCACTCGCTCGCGGCGGCCGGGGCCATCGAGGCCGCGCTGACCGTACTGACCCTGGAGGAGGGCGTCATCCCGCCGATCGCCAACCTGGACGCCCCCGCTGTCGAGTTCGACCTCAACTGTGTGACCAAGCAAGCCCGCCGCGAGCCCGTGGAGCGGGCCGTCAGCCACTCCTTCGGCTTCGGCGGACACAACGTGGTGCTGGCCTTCCAGCGTGGAGCGTGA